The Triticum aestivum cultivar Chinese Spring unplaced genomic scaffold, IWGSC CS RefSeq v2.1 scaffold188471, whole genome shotgun sequence DNA segment AATGATGTCTGCCACAGTTTTTGCGCATATGAAACCGGCCAACTTCTCTTCACAGATCGATTTGAGCCTCTGGAGATCATATCTTTCCGCAGCTTCGAGGAACTGCAGCAGCCGAGTTGCATATATaacttcatcatcgtcatcgtctgCTTCCATGTCAACAAATTCGGGCACTGCATCAGTGTAGATGAAAGTAAGCAAGCCCGCGAAGACGTCGGCTTTGATGTCGCTTATCTTGACGACACTCGATTTATCCTTGGCACCAGAGAGCTGTGCCTTGAAGACGGCGGATCGGGCTGCAAGCACGCACCGGTGTGCAGCAAACTTGTCGCCGCCAACCTCAAACGTAATGTCAGCACCCTCCTTGCTCAGGAGGAGATCGCCAAAATGGCTCTGCAAGTCGGACGGTGGTGACAGTTCATTGAACGGAAGAGCGTTGGTGCCGGCGCCCTGCTCCTCGGTATCCCCATCCGACATCAGGACAACAAGGTCGCACCGGAGGACGAAGCCGTCGTTCTTGAGATGTTTTGATCTTTCAAAAACCTCCCTTTTCATGAATCTAAACTGGCCATGAACATCACATTGTTTGTAGAAGCAAACTGGTTCACTTTGGCGTATGTGCTTTGGCACCCGCAACTCAGGCTGGTCGATGAAACTTAAGACATACTGAA contains these protein-coding regions:
- the LOC123175939 gene encoding BTB/POZ and MATH domain-containing protein 2-like, which produces MAFAGASLVANGMLCASTKSAVDSGADSGYHLLVVEGYSRTKETTPNGKWIGSRPFIVGGRRWTIDYSPNGDNSEDEEFISVLLVLDEDIKQSVKVQYVLSFIDQPELRVPKHIRQSEPVCFYKQCDVHGQFRFMKREVFERSKHLKNDGFVLRCDLVVLMSDGDTEEQGAGTNALPFNELSPPSDLQSHFGDLLLSKEGADITFEVGGDKFAAHRCVLAARSAVFKAQLSGAKDKSSVVKISDIKADVFAGLLTFIYTDAVPEFVDMEADDDDDEVIYATRLLQFLEAAERYDLQRLKSICEEKLAGFICAKTVADIIVVAEQRQCCGLKKACLEFIKADPSLHAAFAAGGLGQITGTRSPSLLKRLLSKFGLLKL